GCAGTGGTGCTCCGCCTCCGGCCCAGGTAACCCATGTTTCAGATATGAATCTCGTGACGGTGGACCAGGACAAGGTGAAGCAGTTTTCGCTTGTTGCTCCGGAGTCCGTTGCGATGGCTTCGCAGTTGTCTGCTACAGGATCGGTGAATCCGGATGTCTCGCGGACAGTGCCGGTGATCTCGTTGGCGAATGGCCGCGTGGTCGATATTCGCGTGCGGCTTGATGACAATGTGAAGAAGGGGCAGTTGCTGATCAAGGTGCAGAGCCCGGATGTTTCTGCCGCGTTCAATGCCTACTTGAAGGCAGTCAATGATGAGCAACTGGCGAACAAGGCTTTTACCCGCGCCAAGGATTTGTTGCAGCATGGGGCGATTTCACAGGCCATGTTCGAACAGGCTGAGGACTCGGAAAACGATGCCAAGGCAGATCTGAATTCGGCTGACGAGCAGTTGAAAACGCTGGGTGTGGACAAGGATCATCCGAGCCCGGTGGTGAATGTATATGCGCCGGTTTCGGGTGTAATTATTTCGCAGAATGTGACCCAGGCAGGTGCCGCGGGCGTGGGCCTCTCGGGTTCATCCACGGCGTTTACGATTGCGGATCTTTCGCATGTATGGATACTTTGCGATGTGTTTGAAAACGATATTTCAAAGATTCAACTTGGACAGAGCGCGCAGATTCATATCAATGCCTATCCGGACAAGGTGTTGACGGGACGAATCAGCGACATTGGTCCGGTACTCGATCCGAACCTGAGAACGGCCAAGGTGCGTATCGAGGTTGCAAACACTGGGATTTTGAAGCTGGGAATGTTTGTTACCGCGACGTTTACCAGCAAGACGCAGGAGACGCGCATGGTGGTTCCGGCCGATGCGGTGCTGCATCTGCATGATCGCGACTGGGTGTTTGTGCCTGCGGGTAATAGCCAGTTCAAGAGGCTTGAGGTTCGTGGAGGAAAGTTCCTGACGGGCGGTAAGCAGGAGATTCTGAGCGGCCTGAATGCCGATCAGCAGGTGGTTGCGAATGCGCTCGCGCTGGAAAGCACGGTGAGCCAGCAATGATTCGCGCCCTTGTTGATTTTGCGCTGAAGAACCGCTGGCTTGTGCTGGCAGGGGTGATCCTGCTGACGGCGTGGGGTGTCCTGTCGTTTCGCAACTTGCCGATTGAAGCCTATCCGGATGTCGCCAACAATTACGTTCAGGTGATCACGCAGTGGCCCGGACGCTCGGCTGAAGAGATCGAGCGCCAGGTTACGGTGCCTGTTGAGATCCAGATGGCGGGTATTCCGCACATGACGCATCTGCGATCGTTTTCGCTGGCGGGTATCTCAAGCCTGACGATGACGTTCGACGATGAGTCGAAGAACGATGTGAACCGCGAGCATGTACTGGAGCGGCTGAACCAGGTGACTCTGCCTGCGGGGCTGGTGCCGCAGATGGGTACGGACTGGAGCCCGGTTGGCCAGATCTACTGGTACACGCTGGAGAGCACGAACCCGGCTTACGATGCAATGGAGAAGAAGTCGCTCGAAGACTGGACTCTTGAGAAGCAGTTCAAGCAGGTTACAGGTGTAGTGGATGTAGCCAGCTTTGGCGGGCCTACGCGTGAGTACCAGATCAAGCTCGACCCGGACAAGCTGATCTCTTATGGCCTGAATATCGGCCAGGTCGAACAGCAGGTCACGAACAACAACACCAATGCGGGCGGCAGCTTTATCGAGCAGGGCGCACAGCAGATCAATGTGCAGTCGCTGGGCCTGTATACGAATGTTCAGGACATTGAAAATACGGTGATCAAGACGCAGGCAGGCACTGCGTTGAAGATAAAAGATATCGGCACAGTGACGCAGGGGCCGAAGATTCGACTGGGGCAGATTGGTCGCGCCTGGCATCATAACGATGGTTCGATTGTGGACAATGAGGACACGGTCGAAGGCGTTGTACTGTTGCAGAAAGGACAGGACTCAGACCCGGTACTGGAAGGCATTCATGCGAAGGTTGAGGAGCTAAACAACCACATTCTTCCGCCGGGAGTAAAGGTCGTTCCATTCCTGGATCGCTCGGTGCTGGTGCACTTTACTGTGCATACGGTGGAGCACAACCTGGCCGAGGGTGTGATTCTTGTTTCGCTGATTCTGTTTGTCTTTCTAGGCAATGTACGTGGCGCGATTATTGTGGCGCTGACGATTCCCTTCTCGTTGCTGTTCGCTTCGATTCTGCTGGACCTGAACCATATTCCGGCGAACTTGCTGTCGTTGGGTGCGTTGGACTTTGGCATGGTGGTGGATGGTGCGGTGGTGATGATTGAAAACATCATTCGCCATCTTGCACATAAGAACGATCCGCATACTCCGCAACAGAAGATTCGCGATGCGGCGCAGGAAGTGCAGCGGCCGGTCTTCTTTGCAATCGCCATCATCATCACTGCATATCTGCCGATCTTTACGCTGCAGGCCGTCGAGGGGCGTTTGTTCAAACCGATGGCGTGGACGGTGGCGTTTGCGCTGCTGGGCGCGTTGACCTTTTCGATTGTGGTGGCCCCGGTGCTGGCGAGTCTGTTGTTCAGCAAGGGTGCGAAGGAGTGGGAAAACCCGCTTATGGGCTGGCTGGTGCGTCATTACCGCACGAGCGTTCGATGGGCGATTGAACATAGTAAGGTCACGGTCGGCGTGGCGCTGGTGATCTTTGCGACTGCGATGTTTCTCAACTTCGGAGGCGTGATTGGATCGGAGTTCCTGCCTCATCTGGATGAAGGCGCGATCTGGGTGCGCGGTTCGCTGGCACCGAGCCAGGGACCGACGTCGAGCATTGACTTTACCAATCGAGCTCGCGTTATTCTGGCTGCTTTTCCTGAAGTGATTCAAGTGGTAAGCCAGACGGGAAGACCGGATGATGGAACGGACGTTACTGGATTTTTCAATACGGAATACTTCGTCGATCTGAAGCAGAAGGAAGATTGGCGTCCGGTGTTTCATCAGAACAAGGACGCGCTGATCGCTGCGATGGATAAGCAGTTGGAGGGCAAGTTTCCGGGAGTGATCTGGAACTTTTCGCAGCCGATTTCAGACAACATGGAAGAAGCTGTCTCGGGCGTGAAAGGCGAACTTGCGGTGAAGCTTTACGGCGACGATCTGAAGACGCTGGAAGCGAAGGCGCAGGAGATTGTGAACGAGATGTCGTCCATCCAAGGTGTGCGGGATCTTGGGATTTTTCGCATCATTGGGCAGCCTAATCTGAATCTCACTGTCGATCGACAATCGGCTGCGCGTTTTGGAATCAACGTGGCCGATATTCAGGATGCTATCCAGACGGCAGTGGGTGGCAATGCTGTGACGCAGGTACAACAGGGTGAAGCACGTTACGATGTGACGATTCGCTATGAGAAGCAGTACCGCGATACACAGGATGCTATTGAAAATATTCGACTGCTTTCACCGAGTGGGGAACGAGTTTCATTGGCCCAGGTAACGAAGATCTCAAAGGATGATGGAGCAGAGGAGATTTATCGCGAGGGAGGACAGCGCTATATCGCGATCAAGTACTCGGTGCGCGGACGCGACCTGGGATCTACGGTGGAAGAGGCGATCGACAAGGTTAACAAGCTGGTGAAATTGCCTCCTGGTTACCACACGGAATGGGCGGGCGAATATGAGAGCCAGAAGCGTGCAAACAAGCGTATGGCAATCGTCGTTCCGATCACGCTGCTGGGGATCTTCCTGATTCTCTACATGATGTTTGGCTCGCTGAAGTGGGCGCTGCTGATTGTGGCGAGTGTCTTCATGTCGAGTATTGGCGGACCGCTGGCGTTGTTTATCACGCATACGAATTTCAGCGTGTCGTCGGGGGTTGGATTCCTGGCACTGTTTGGAGTCTCGGTGCAAACGGGCGTGATCATGCTGGAGTACATCAACCAGCTCCGCGCTCGGCGCAGAGGGATGCAGGAAGACAAGAAGGGCGACATCATCGAGGCTGCAGTAGAGGGTGCAGTTCTGCGACTGAGGCCGATCATGATGACGATGCTGGTGGCGACACTGGGACTGATGCCTGCGGCGCTTTCGCATGGAATCGGTTCGGATTCGCAGAGGCCGTTTGCGATTGTGATTGTGGGCGGACTGCTGGCTAACCTGGTGATTGGCGTGTTCCTGCTGCCGACGCTTTATGTGATGTTTGCAGGGGATAACGACAAGTTGCCCAAGGTTGAGGGTGATGAGGAGTTTTAGAGTGGAATCCGATACTCGGATTTTGCTCTAGCCGCGCCTTAGGCTGGCAACGCAACATAAGCAATGAAGATTCGGGGATGTTGATGCGGAGTGATCCGGACAACATCTCCGATTTTGTTTTGCCCGATTTGCTTTTGGCTACTCTTCGCGCAGGACTTCGAGGGGACGCAGGCCGAGGATTCGATAGCTGGCGAGCCATCCGGTGGCGGCGGCGAGGACTGCGGTGCCTCCGAGGGCGATGCAGGTGGCTGACCAGTCGAGACGCCATTGCGTTTCCATCTGATGCAACAGGGCGGCTGTGAGCAGGTTGGCGAAGACTGCGCCTACTGTGCCTGCGAGCAAGCCGAGGACGCTGAATTCTACCGAAAAGATGCGTATGATGCGGCCTCTTGTGGCTCCGAGGGTCTTGAGCACTACGGCTTCACGGGTGCGTCGGAAACGCGTGCTGGCGATGCTGGAGGCGAGGATCATGAGGCCCGCGAAGATGGAGAATCCTGCGAGGAATCGTATGACGAAGGTGATCTGATTGACTACGCTTTCGATGCGGTCGAGAACATCGGCGAGATTGATCACGGTCACGGTTGGGAACGACGTGAAGAGCGCTCGCTCTATCTGCGAAACCTGAGTGGAGTTGACGCGGACTG
Above is a window of Acidicapsa ligni DNA encoding:
- a CDS encoding efflux RND transporter periplasmic adaptor subunit, giving the protein MIRLRSFSSSNSYSFALGSGAVLLAASFLATGCEKKDEGSGAPPPAQVTHVSDMNLVTVDQDKVKQFSLVAPESVAMASQLSATGSVNPDVSRTVPVISLANGRVVDIRVRLDDNVKKGQLLIKVQSPDVSAAFNAYLKAVNDEQLANKAFTRAKDLLQHGAISQAMFEQAEDSENDAKADLNSADEQLKTLGVDKDHPSPVVNVYAPVSGVIISQNVTQAGAAGVGLSGSSTAFTIADLSHVWILCDVFENDISKIQLGQSAQIHINAYPDKVLTGRISDIGPVLDPNLRTAKVRIEVANTGILKLGMFVTATFTSKTQETRMVVPADAVLHLHDRDWVFVPAGNSQFKRLEVRGGKFLTGGKQEILSGLNADQQVVANALALESTVSQQ
- a CDS encoding efflux RND transporter permease subunit, encoding MIRALVDFALKNRWLVLAGVILLTAWGVLSFRNLPIEAYPDVANNYVQVITQWPGRSAEEIERQVTVPVEIQMAGIPHMTHLRSFSLAGISSLTMTFDDESKNDVNREHVLERLNQVTLPAGLVPQMGTDWSPVGQIYWYTLESTNPAYDAMEKKSLEDWTLEKQFKQVTGVVDVASFGGPTREYQIKLDPDKLISYGLNIGQVEQQVTNNNTNAGGSFIEQGAQQINVQSLGLYTNVQDIENTVIKTQAGTALKIKDIGTVTQGPKIRLGQIGRAWHHNDGSIVDNEDTVEGVVLLQKGQDSDPVLEGIHAKVEELNNHILPPGVKVVPFLDRSVLVHFTVHTVEHNLAEGVILVSLILFVFLGNVRGAIIVALTIPFSLLFASILLDLNHIPANLLSLGALDFGMVVDGAVVMIENIIRHLAHKNDPHTPQQKIRDAAQEVQRPVFFAIAIIITAYLPIFTLQAVEGRLFKPMAWTVAFALLGALTFSIVVAPVLASLLFSKGAKEWENPLMGWLVRHYRTSVRWAIEHSKVTVGVALVIFATAMFLNFGGVIGSEFLPHLDEGAIWVRGSLAPSQGPTSSIDFTNRARVILAAFPEVIQVVSQTGRPDDGTDVTGFFNTEYFVDLKQKEDWRPVFHQNKDALIAAMDKQLEGKFPGVIWNFSQPISDNMEEAVSGVKGELAVKLYGDDLKTLEAKAQEIVNEMSSIQGVRDLGIFRIIGQPNLNLTVDRQSAARFGINVADIQDAIQTAVGGNAVTQVQQGEARYDVTIRYEKQYRDTQDAIENIRLLSPSGERVSLAQVTKISKDDGAEEIYREGGQRYIAIKYSVRGRDLGSTVEEAIDKVNKLVKLPPGYHTEWAGEYESQKRANKRMAIVVPITLLGIFLILYMMFGSLKWALLIVASVFMSSIGGPLALFITHTNFSVSSGVGFLALFGVSVQTGVIMLEYINQLRARRRGMQEDKKGDIIEAAVEGAVLRLRPIMMTMLVATLGLMPAALSHGIGSDSQRPFAIVIVGGLLANLVIGVFLLPTLYVMFAGDNDKLPKVEGDEEF